The region CATCGAAGGCGCGGTCAGCGTGCCGTTTTATGATCCGGCGCCCTACTTCGACAAGCTGCCGAAAGACGTCTGGTTGGTCTGTTACTGCGCCTGCCCCCACGCCGAATCCGGCCAGCTGGCCGAGAAGCTGCGCGCGCAGGGTTTCACCAAGGTGACGGTCCTCGACGAGGGCCTCGGCTTCTGGCGCGCGCAAAAATACGGCACGACCGGCCAGGCGCCGACGCAGCAACACTGAGGCGGCGCAAGGATCCTCAGCCGGTCGGCGATTGATCCTCGACCGGGGCCGGGCGCTCGGCGTCGATGCCGTCGCGGCGCAGATCGTCGGCGACGGCGGCGCGCGCGGTGTCGCCGGCGGGTCCGTCGTACCAACCGGGATCGCCGTAGCCGCGAATGCCGTCGCGTACTTTTAGCACCGTGAACATGCCGCCCATGGTGATGACGTCGTGTTTTCCTTTTCCACCCAGCATCGGGATGCTGTTCGCCGGCACTGCCATGCCCATGTCGGCCATGTCCGCCATCCCGGTCTGCCCCATCGTCATATAGCCGGGGACCACCGCTTCCATTTGCTGATCCAGGTTGCCGGGCTGAACGCCGATCAGGTTGGGCGTGCCGTGGCCCATCTGGTTCATCACGTGGTGGGTCATGTGACAATGCATGGCCCAATCGCCCGGTTCGTGCGCGACGAACTCGATGGTTCGCGTGCTGCCGGTGGGGACCAGCACGGTGGTCTCCGGCCACTGCGCGGATTCGGCGACGGGCCCGCCGTCGGTCTCGGTGACGCGGAACTGGTGGCCGTGCAGGTGAATCGGGTGGTGGTCCATCGGGCTCAAATTGCCGATGCGCACGCGCACCCGCTGGCCGGTGCGCACCACCAGCGGCGCCGTGCCGGGGAAGGCCCGGGCGTTCATGGTCAGCACGTTGAACTCGACCATCTCGTTCGGATTGGGGCGCCTGGCGCCGGGGTCGATGCGCCATTCGTGCAACATGATGGCAAAGTCGCGATCGACCGGTCGCTGTGGCCGACGCGGATGAATGACGAACAGACCGGTCATGCCGAGGCCGATCTGAGTCATCTCGTCGTGGTGCGAGTGGTACATGGCCGTGCCCCACTGCCGCAAGGTGAACTCGTATTTGAACGTCTCGCCCGGTTGAATCGCCTTCTGGGTCAGA is a window of Polyangia bacterium DNA encoding:
- a CDS encoding rhodanese-like domain-containing protein, with the protein product IEGAVSVPFYDPAPYFDKLPKDVWLVCYCACPHAESGQLAEKLRAQGFTKVTVLDEGLGFWRAQKYGTTGQAPTQQH
- a CDS encoding copper oxidase; protein product: MSHERKSITAATDGETCVLSRRALLLAGATGGALAAASPARGAAATIAASPERAPSPGRAVRDYLPVTVPNGAKLPWKLVGGVKVFHLVAGEVDHEMAPGLKALCWGYNGRVHGPLIEAVEGDRVRIYVTNRLPAATTVHWHAILTPNGMDGVGGLTQKAIQPGETFKYEFTLRQWGTAMYHSHHDEMTQIGLGMTGLFVIHPRRPQRPVDRDFAIMLHEWRIDPGARRPNPNEMVEFNVLTMNARAFPGTAPLVVRTGQRVRVRIGNLSPMDHHPIHLHGHQFRVTETDGGPVAESAQWPETTVLVPTGSTRTIEFVAHEPGDWAMHCHMTHHVMNQMGHGTPNLIGVQPGNLDQQMEAVVPGYMTMGQTGMADMADMGMAVPANSIPMLGGKGKHDVITMGGMFTVLKVRDGIRGYGDPGWYDGPAGDTARAAVADDLRRDGIDAERPAPVEDQSPTG